A window of Metabacillus sp. B2-18 contains these coding sequences:
- a CDS encoding TerC family protein encodes MEYGWVLILLVALEGLLAADNALVLAIMVKHLPEEERKRALFYGLAGAFVFRFGSLFAISFLVDVWQVQAIGALYLLFIAINHIVRKLVFKKKEGTNEEENKKGKSGFWGTVLKVELADIAFAVDSILAAVALAMTLPNTNLPQIGGMDGGKFLVIFAGGIIGLIIMRFAANLFVKLLHSRPGLEIAAFAIVGWVGVKLAVLTLGHPDVGVLSYEFAHSTGWKLFFYTVLIGIAAAGWFLTKEKKEEKQAA; translated from the coding sequence ATGGAGTATGGTTGGGTGTTGATCTTATTAGTTGCACTGGAGGGCTTGTTAGCAGCAGATAATGCACTTGTTTTAGCAATCATGGTTAAGCATTTACCGGAAGAGGAAAGAAAAAGAGCTCTCTTTTATGGTTTAGCGGGAGCCTTTGTGTTCCGATTTGGTTCACTCTTTGCGATTTCGTTCCTAGTGGATGTGTGGCAGGTGCAAGCGATAGGTGCTCTATACCTATTATTTATTGCTATAAATCATATAGTAAGAAAGCTTGTATTCAAAAAGAAAGAGGGAACAAATGAAGAAGAAAACAAAAAGGGAAAATCTGGTTTTTGGGGAACTGTTTTAAAGGTTGAATTAGCTGATATTGCATTTGCAGTTGACTCAATTTTAGCTGCTGTAGCCCTTGCTATGACACTGCCAAACACAAACCTTCCACAAATTGGTGGAATGGACGGCGGTAAGTTTCTTGTCATTTTTGCCGGTGGAATTATTGGATTAATTATCATGCGTTTTGCAGCTAACCTTTTTGTTAAGTTACTTCATTCAAGACCAGGTCTTGAAATAGCGGCTTTTGCAATTGTTGGATGGGTAGGAGTGAAGCTTGCTGTGTTAACATTAGGGCATCCTGATGTTGGTGTACTTTCTTATGAATTTGCCCATTCCACTGGATGGAAGCTGTTCTTCTATACTGTATTAATTGGAATTGCTGCTGCAGGGTGGTTCTTAACGAAAGAAAAGAAAGAAGAGAAGCAAGCTGCATAG
- a CDS encoding MerR family transcriptional regulator — MGELAERTGVTKRTIDYYTNLGLLKAERSPSNYRYYDISAVEQLNDIEKCKEQGMSLDDIKKRMIDKNAEEIDVLELRLKIKGLEKDVAEVLSQLENSNLKNHEFIKKNVSQESLSLIQSLLLLLN; from the coding sequence ATCGGTGAACTGGCTGAAAGAACAGGTGTTACAAAAAGAACAATAGATTACTATACTAATTTAGGACTTCTTAAAGCAGAACGTTCCCCTTCGAATTATCGTTATTACGATATTTCTGCTGTTGAACAGTTAAATGATATTGAGAAGTGTAAAGAACAAGGAATGTCGTTAGACGACATAAAGAAAAGAATGATTGACAAAAACGCAGAAGAAATTGACGTGTTGGAGTTACGTCTTAAAATAAAAGGATTAGAAAAAGATGTAGCAGAGGTTTTATCTCAACTTGAAAACAGCAACCTAAAAAATCATGAGTTTATAAAAAAGAATGTTTCTCAAGAAAGTCTGTCTTTGATTCAATCATTGTTATTACTGCTCAACTAA
- a CDS encoding hemolysin family protein: MTTINLLLILVLIALTAFFVATEFAIVKVRVSKIDQLISEGNKGAVAAKKVVTHLDEYLSACQLGITITALGLGWLGEPTVEKLLHPLFEHFALNESVTHILSFGIAFALVTFLHVVVGELAPKTVAIQKAEAVTLLFAHPIIWFYRLMYPFIWFLNGSARVLVGLFGLKPASEHELAHSEEELRMLLSESYKSGEINKNELKYVNNIFEFDERIAKEIMVPRTEIVSIDIDTSYEEIVEIIKNERYTRYPVIDGDKDNIVGFLNIKELLTSHFTDGGNAKKFNINTFINPVIQVIETIAIHDLLLKMQKDRTHLAILIDEYGGTSGLVTVEDILEEIVGEIRDEFDEDEVPEIRKINDDHYILDGKLLIDDVNNLLNTDFPNEDIDTIGGWFLTQNFNATVGVEVENDGYLFKVHESDGHHIQYLEVTKVKNNVIPIHQ; encoded by the coding sequence TTGACAACCATTAATTTACTTTTAATTTTAGTATTAATAGCATTAACAGCATTCTTCGTGGCAACTGAATTTGCCATTGTGAAAGTACGTGTTTCAAAAATTGATCAGTTAATTTCAGAAGGAAATAAAGGTGCAGTAGCTGCTAAAAAAGTTGTAACACATTTAGACGAATATCTATCAGCCTGTCAATTGGGAATTACAATTACAGCATTAGGACTTGGTTGGTTAGGGGAACCGACTGTGGAGAAACTATTACATCCTCTTTTTGAACATTTTGCTTTGAATGAATCCGTTACACATATTCTATCGTTTGGTATTGCGTTTGCTTTGGTTACGTTCCTTCATGTTGTAGTAGGTGAACTTGCCCCTAAAACAGTTGCGATTCAAAAAGCAGAGGCTGTAACATTACTGTTTGCCCACCCCATTATTTGGTTTTACCGTTTAATGTATCCATTTATCTGGTTCTTAAATGGTTCTGCACGTGTGTTGGTAGGTTTATTTGGATTAAAACCTGCATCAGAACATGAATTAGCTCATTCAGAAGAGGAGCTTCGTATGCTTTTGTCTGAAAGCTATAAGAGCGGAGAAATTAATAAGAATGAGTTAAAGTACGTAAACAATATCTTTGAATTTGACGAAAGAATTGCAAAAGAGATTATGGTTCCTCGTACTGAGATTGTTTCTATAGATATTGATACAAGTTATGAAGAAATTGTAGAGATTATTAAGAATGAACGATATACAAGATACCCAGTTATAGATGGAGATAAAGACAATATTGTTGGTTTTCTTAATATAAAGGAACTGTTAACTTCCCATTTTACTGATGGGGGTAATGCTAAAAAGTTCAATATAAATACATTTATTAATCCGGTTATTCAAGTAATTGAAACAATAGCAATACATGATTTATTGTTAAAAATGCAAAAAGATCGAACGCATTTAGCTATATTAATTGATGAGTATGGTGGCACATCTGGATTGGTAACAGTTGAAGACATTCTTGAAGAGATTGTTGGGGAAATACGAGATGAATTTGATGAAGATGAGGTTCCCGAAATTCGAAAAATCAATGATGATCATTATATTCTAGATGGAAAATTATTGATAGATGATGTTAATAATCTTCTAAATACAGATTTTCCTAATGAAGATATTGATACAATTGGTGGATGGTTTCTTACACAAAACTTCAACGCAACTGTTGGTGTAGAGGTAGAAAATGACGGTTACCTCTTTAAAGTACATGAAAGTGACGGACACCATATTCAATATTTAGAAGTTACCAAAGTGAAAAATAATGTTATACCTATACACCAATAG